A portion of the Bactrocera neohumeralis isolate Rockhampton chromosome 2, APGP_CSIRO_Bneo_wtdbg2-racon-allhic-juicebox.fasta_v2, whole genome shotgun sequence genome contains these proteins:
- the LOC126754006 gene encoding transcriptional regulator ATRX homolog has product MGQEKFSDSDANSAEDRNNHSSTANNKVNSKFDPKNKDKNESESQNERSKKARLSNIISLNNSSEQVSALQNSGNEFKVRVVPLEKLLEKPIVNKIKENKKLISETQSRHLPDRKNRNNCTLIELSDSEEDQEKERSNPQKIKSVSVKSDELAQHEKSNPLEGALPRIRQCTVRIKRTIFPTSSSLLSQKLTITKVNGGDNSIKNNKNSFHEKRSPASSRKLVMNSDSDESDSATYENVNKFDDQSELESDGKSSDSEVIPARKKRVFNKRKKSSDDDSDFTPQPVPKKRGRLRRGKESSDEDDSDAKRKGKVKKSAKSDEEDADEKNKNKRKHIRKIIKTKDLDITTKNATKEEEERRKRIEERQKLYNQIYEKPENVEVTELVLDFDEETKKPLLEVDRGILKKLKPHQVAGVKFMWDACFETMKEAEDNAGSGCILAHCMGLGKTLQIVTLSHTLLVNSRRTGVERVLIITPLSTLNNWAREFHHWIAFANKRNVEVYDMSKYKDKPTRIFKLNEWFEEGGACVIGYDMYRILANEKAKGLRKKQREILQQTLVDPGPDLVVCDEGHLLKNEKTSISKAVTKMRTKRRIVLTGTPLQNNLKEYYCMIQFIKPNLLGTYKEYLNRFVNPITNGQYTDSTERDIRLMKHRSHILHKMLEGCIQRRDYSVLAPYLPPKHEYTVYTTLSDLQQQLYEYYMTTQRDVSGSDISGKGARLFQDFQDLRRIWTHPMNLRMNSDTVIRKRQQANDSDSMEDFIDDDDDDDAESDTGSETSVDSSKSFASGGGGSGTGGVQSRSKPARSSGRKQIDKDSDIEELEPPQPEADPSEWWKRFVEEKELNNINHSPKLVILMNLLQECEVIGDKLLVFSQSLQSIDVIEHFLSLIDSRTKGYEYEGDVGDFKGCWQPGVDYFRLDGSCSVESREAMCKKFNDVNNLRGRLFLISTRAGGLGINLVAANRVVIFDVSWNPSHDTQSIFRVYRFGQEKPCYIYRLIAMGTMEQKVYERQVAKQATAKRVIDEQQISRHYNQSDLQELYSYELKPGSDREIPILPKDRLFAELLSKHEPMIFKYHEHDSLLENEESENLNDAERKAAWAEYEAEKTRSVQTAQYMSYDRGAFGGQLGNATGGVTSNRIFGFRSDVLLQLLNMKIVKDHPEITHTQALQLVPTYLQHLYTEMNNNNPTMYKELLSLHATLAHPSGMYMSPLLYANQNPNAAGYFQSSSGQAGQQVPVATENPPATPSGPGPSGFKENEVYEID; this is encoded by the exons ATGGGACAAGAAAAGTTTTCGGATTCTGATGCAAATTCAGCGGAAGACAGAAATAATCATAGCTCAACGGCCAATAATAAAGTTAACTCCAAATTTGACCCAAAAAATAAGGACAAAAATGAATCTGAATCCCAGAACGAAAGAAGCAAAAAAGCTCGTTTATCGAACATAATATCTTTAAATAACAGTTCGGAACAAGTATCAGCCCTGCAAAATTCTGGAAATGAATTCAAAGTGCGTGTTGTACCATTAGAAAAACTATTGGAAAAACCAATagtgaataaaattaaagaaaataagaaactgATATCCGAAACCCAGTCTAGGCATTTACCTGACCGTAAGAATAGGAATAATTGTACTCTGATAGAGTTAAGTGACAGTGAGGAAGACCAAGAAAAAGAAAGATCAAatccacaaaaaattaaatcggTTTCGGTAAAATCAGACGAATTGGCTCAACACGAAAAATCAAATCCTTTAGAGGGAGCGCTGCCCCGCATAAGGCAGTGCACTGTTCGCATAAAACGAACcatttttccaacttcttcaaGCCTTTTAAGCCAAAAATTGACTATTACTAAAGTCAACGGTGGAGataattctataaaaaataataagaattctTTCCACGAAAAAAGGTCACCAGCATCAAGTAGAAAATTAGTTATGAATTCTGATTCAGATGAATCAGACTCAGCTACATATGAGAACGTTAACAAATTTGACGATCAATCTGAACTGGAGTCGGATGGCAAAAGTAGTGACAGTGAAGTGATACCAGCACGCAAAAAGagagtttttaataaaagaaagaaaagtagTGATGATGATTCCGACTTCACACCACAGCCAGTTCCCAAAAAACGCGGTCGTCTCCGTCGTGGTAAGGAAAGCAGTGATGAAGATGATAGCGATGCTAAGCGGAAGGGAAAGGTCAAAAAGAGTGCTAAATCAGATGAGGAAGATGCtgatgagaaaaataaaaataaacgcaaacatatccgtaaaattataaaaaccaaGGATCTAGACATTACCACAAAAAATGCAACTAAAGAGGAAGAAGAGCGACGCAAACGTATAGAGGAACGTCAAAAGTTGTACAATCAAATTTACGAAAAGCCAGAAAATGTTGAGGTCACTGAATTGGTGCTGGACTTTGATGAGGAAACTAAAAAACCTTTGCTAGAAGTTGATAGAggtattctaaaaaaattaaaacctcaTCAAGTAGCTGGTGTGAAATTTATGTGGGATGCTTGCTTCGAAACAATGAAGGAGGCTGAAGATAATGCTGGTTCCGGTTGCATTTTGGCTCATTGCATGGGTTTGGGAAAGACATTACAAATAGTAACCCTGTCCCACACTTTATTAGTAAATTCAAGACGAACCGGAGTAGAACGCGTTTTAATAATAACTCCTTTGAGTACCCTCAATAATTGGGCACGTGAATTCCATCACTGGATTGCATTTGCTAATAAACGTAATGTGGAAGTATATGACATGTCCAAGTACAAGGACAAGCCAACCAGAATTTTCAAACTAAACGAGTGGTTCGAAGAAGGTGGAGCATGCGTTATAGGCTACGACATGTATCGTATATTGGCTAACGAAAAGGCAAAAGGTTTACGCAAGAAACAACGTGAAATATTGCAGCAAACGCTGGTGGACCCAGGTCCAGATCTAGTTGTTTGTGATGAAGGTCACTTACTTAAAAATGAGAAAACCTCCATTAGTAAAGCAGTTACTAAAATGCGAACTAAACGACGAATTGTTTTGACTGGTACACCACTTCAGAACAATCTTAAAGAAT attATTGCATGATTCAATTTATCAAACCGAACCTTCTTGGCACATATAAGGAGTATTTGAATCGGTTTGTGAATCCTATAACCAATGGTCAATACACAGATTCGACTGAGCGAGATATTCGTCTTATGAAGCATCGATCCCACATTTTGCACAAAATGTTGGAAGGTTGCATTCAGAGACGTGATTATTCGGTGCTGGCACCATATTTACCGCCAAAGCACGAATATACTGTGTATACAACTCTCTCTGATCTGCAACAGCAGCTATACGAATATTACATGACGACTCAGCGCGACGTTAGTGGCTCAGATATTAGCGGAAAGGGAGCACGTTTATTTCAAGATTTTCAGGATTTGCGTCGAATATGGACCCATCCGATGAATTTACGAATGAATAGTGATACAGTTATTCGTAAACGACAGCAGGCTAATGACTCGGACTCAATGGAGGATTTtattgatgatgatgatgatgatgatgctgaGAGTGACACCGGTTCAGAAACGTCTGTGGATTCATCAAAATCCTTCGCCAGCGGCGGTGGTGGTAGTGGAACTGGTGGTGTACAAAGTAGAAGTAAACCTGCCCGTTCATCCGGTCGTAAGCAGATAGATAAAGATAGTGATATTGAAGAATTGGAACCGCCACAACCAGAAGCTGATCCATCAGAATGGTGGAAACGTTTTGTGGAGGAAAAGGAGTTGAACAATATAAATCATTCCCCGAAACTGGTGATACTGATGAACTTGCTACAAGAATGTGAAGTTATTGGTGACAAACTTCTGGTGTTTTCGCAATCCTTACAATCTATCGATGTAATCGAACATTTTTTGTCATTAATAGACAGTAGGACTAAAGGATACGAATATGAag GTGATGTCGGCGATTTTAAAGGTTGCTGGCAGCCGGGAGTTGATTATTTTCGTCTTGATGGCTCATGTTCCGTCGAGAGTCGTGAAGCGatgtgcaaaaaatttaacgatGTTAACAATTTGCGTGGTCGTCTATTTCTCATTTCAACACGAGCTGGTGGCTTAGGTATAAACTTGGTTGCTGCAAATCGTGTTGTCATATTCGACGTCTCTTGGAATCCTTCTCATGACACCCAGAGCATTTTTCGAGTATATCGTTTTGGTCAGGAAAAGCCTTGCTATATTTATCGACTCATAGCCATGGGCACAATGGAGCAAAAGGTATATGAGCGCCAGGTAGCAAAACAGGCAACAGCTAAAAGAGTTATAGATGAACAACAAATTTCTCGTCACTACAATCAATCTGATCTACAGGAACTTTATTCTTATGAGTTAAAACCAGGAAGTGATCGAGAAATACCTATTTTACCAAAAGATCGGTTATTTGCAGAACTACTCAGTAAACACGAACCGATGATATTTAAGTATCATGAACATGATTCGCTTTTAGAAAACGAAGAAAGCGAGAATCTTAATGATGCTGAACGCAAGGCTGCTTGGGCAGAATATGAAGCAGAAAAGACACGTAGTGTTCAAACTGCCCAATATATGTCGTATGATCGCGGTGCTTTCGGCGGTCAATTAGGTAATGCAACCGGTGGAGTAACATCTAACCGCATTTTTGGTTTTCGTTCGGATGTACTGTTACAGTTACTCAATATGAAGATCGTCAAAGATCATCCGGAAATAACGCATACTCAAGCTCTACAACTTGTTCCCACATACTTGCAACATTTATATACCGAAATGAATAACAATAATCCTACAATGTATAAAGAGCTGTTGTCATTACACGCAACACTTGCCCATCCAAGTGGAATGTATATGAGTCCACTTTTGTACGCAAATCAAAATCCAAATGCAGCAGGATATTTCCAATCTTCTAGTGGACAAGCTGGACAACAAGTGCCAGTTGCAACAGAAAACCCGCCAGCTACTCCATCTGGTCCAGGCCCGTCCGGCTTCAAAGAGAATGAGGTATACGAGATTGATTAA
- the LOC126754168 gene encoding RB-associated KRAB zinc finger protein: protein MSDNADIMDGIEPCRTCGIFYLTASNFLRKIFDSSTDEYDLSHIRSELATWNVEINPNDGLPQYICTCCILEFKKVFKFRNLCVELQSQWRNLYNIREENRIYIKKELIEPDEKSENICDFIYVDDLSDNEFNGKSDASYTPFKIPHIPIKEELIEGAPTLNDNCVSTIKNTFNESNIKSTEIVFETNQFQNLMQMPNYDSKILVSPVSPLLDNSLSSGVPFQLNEEKVKPVQCNLCRHMSATTELHKQHMQRIHELKDMECHICGKQFKNTTATRLKFHLKWHRISKHIKCAQCGFFCDSRETLKEHTKAIHSKIECTKCGKRVLGKKMKVHMRAHGFRSWQCSYCDKAFESENVLEAHIWQIHAHEDETPIASESTDCPSKEEEQSLSCSQCSQLYPTQYQLNTHKLLCHFKENTSDDDSFCNTELQNNSEQFHYSERQDLAIPITNIGNANDVIEETRVHIESSYSSSIDNDFTQVISSDDESGDSESQSKEIVYPKNTQSFSNTDQLCTHYQQHLKKSELSCHICGKSFELKFSLNRHLKKHKNT from the exons ATGTCGGATAATGCTGATATTATGGATGGTATAGAACCATGCCGGACGTGTGGTATATTCTATTTAACAGCATCAAATTTCCTACGTAAAATTTTTGATTCCAGTACAGATGAGTATGATTTATCACATATTCGCTCTGAATTAGCGACTTGGAATGTTGAg atTAATCCGAATGATGGATTGCCACAGTATATATGCACGTGCTGTATACTTGAatttaaaaaggtttttaaattCCGGAATCTATGTGTAGAACTACAATCACAATGGAGGAATTTATACAACATACgagaagaaaatagaatatatattaaaaaggaGCTAATTGAACCagatgaaaaaagtgaaaatatttgcgATTTTATATATGTTGACGACCTAAGCGATAACGAATTCAATGGAAAAAGTGATGCAAGTTATACTCCTTTTAAAATTCCTCATATTCCCATTAAAGAGGAACTTATAGAAGGTGCGCCCACACTCAATGACAATTGTGTTTCAACAATAAAGAATACATTTAATGAAAGCAATATTAAGAGCACAGAAATAGTTTTCGAAACCAATCAATTTCAGAACCTAATGCAAATGCCGAACTACGATTCTAAAATATTGGTCTCTCCAGTATCACCACTATTGGACAATTCCCTAAGCTCGGGTGTACCATTTCAATTGAATGAAGAAAAGGTAAAACCAGTGCAATGCAATTTATGTAGACATATGTCAGCTACCACGGAATTGCATAAACAGCACATGCAACGAATACATGAGCTGAAAGACATGGAGTGTCACATATGcggaaaacaatttaaaaacacTACTGCTACACGTCTCAAATTTCATCTTAAATGGCATAGAATTAGCAAACATATTAAATGTGCTCAATGTGGATTTTTCTGCGACTCACGTGAGACTCTTAAAGAACATACCAAAGCTATTCATTCTAAAATTGAATGCACTAAATGTGGCAAAc GTGTCTTGGGGAAAAAGATGAAAGTCCATATGCGCGCTCATGGATTTAGATCATGGCAATGCTCTTACTGTGATAAAG cattTGAGTCGGAGAACGTACTTGAGGCTCATATTTGGCAAATACATGCTCACGAAGATGAGACGCCTATTGCTTCAGAAAGTACGGATTGCCCCAGTAAGGAGGAAGAACAAAGTCTATCTTGTAGCCAATGCTCTCAGCTTTATCCTACGCAATATCAACTGAATACACATAAGCTGCTTTgtcatttcaaagaaaatacaTCGGACGATGATTCCTTTTGCAATACGGAACTTCAGAACAATTCGGAACAATTTCATTACTCAGAAAGACAAGATCTTGCAATCCCTATTACAAATATAGGAAATGCTAATGACGTAATTGAAGAAACCCGAGTTCATATAGAAAGCTCCTACAGTTCTAGTATCGATAATGATTTCACACAAGTTATCTCTTCTGATGATGAAAGCGGTGATAGCGAAAGCCagtccaaagaaattgtttatcCAAAAAATACACAATCATTTTCAAACACCGATCAACTCTGTACCCACTATCagcaacatttgaaaaaatctgAACTTAGCTGCCATATATGTGGTAAATCCTTTGAACTCAAGTTTAGTCTAAATCGtcatttgaaaaaacacaagaaCACATAA